A single genomic interval of Amblyraja radiata isolate CabotCenter1 chromosome 33, sAmbRad1.1.pri, whole genome shotgun sequence harbors:
- the sc5d gene encoding lathosterol oxidase gives MDIVLHYADDHIFTPYVYPSSWPEGGALRQIISLLIVTNLGATAIYLFFGMLSYYLIFDHTLKKHPQYLPNQVQREIKYAMQSLPWISIPTVGLFFAEIRGYSKLYDNIEDSPYGWFGVVLSMISFLFFTDMCIYWIHRFLHHRLLYKHLHKPHHIWKLPTPFASHAFHPVDGFMQSIPYHIYPFLFPLHKVVYLGLYVFVNIWTVSIHDGDYRVPRIIEGIINGSAHHTDHHLYFDYNYGQYFTLWDRIGGSYKYPSALEGKGPRDFMRNLKAKGKLMDGAFITADKEE, from the exons ATGGACATTGTACTACACTACGCAGATGACCACATTTTCACACCGTATGTGTATCCCAGCTCCTGGCCAGAGGGTGGTGCTCTACGCCAGATAATCAGCCTCCTCATTGTAACCAACCTGGGAGCCACCGCTATATATCTGTTCTTTGGAATGTTGAGCTATTATCTTATTTTTGATCATACACTGAAGAAACATCCACAATATTTGCCA AATCAAGTGCAACGAGAAATAAAGTATGCTATGCAATCACTTCCATGGATAAGTATTCCAACGGTTGGACTGTTCTTTGCAGAAATCCGTGGCTACAGCAAATTGTACGATAACATTGAGGATTCCCCTTATG GTTGGTTTGGAGTGGTGCTCAGTATgatctccttcctcttcttcacaGACATGTGTATCTACTGGATCCATCGGTTTCTTCATCACAGGCTCCTCTATAAA CATTTGCACAAGCCCCACCATATTTGGAAGCTTCCGACGCCATTTGCAAGTCATGCCTTTCACCCAGTGGATGGTTTCATGCAGAGTATCCCATACCACATCTACCCATTCCTCTTCCCGCTGCACAAAGTGGTCTACCTGGGTCTCTACGTCTTTGTCAACATCTGGACGGTGTCCATTCACGATGGGGACTACAGAGTGCCCAGAATTATTGAGGGCATCATTAATGGGTCGGCCCATCACACAGATCACCACCTGTACTTTGATTATAACTATGGGCAGTACTTCACACTGTGGGACCGAATTGGAGGCTCCTACAAATACCCGTCAGCCTTGGAAGGCAAAGGACCACGGGACTTCATGAGGAACTTGAAGGCCAAGGGAAAGCTTATGGATGGGGCATTCATCACAGCTGACAAAGAAGAATGA